The following is a genomic window from Coturnix japonica isolate 7356 chromosome 26, Coturnix japonica 2.1, whole genome shotgun sequence.
AGCTCTTTTTTAGGCTTCCACCCTAATAAAGGCTGTCTATGTTGTGATGTTCATAAGGGGTTGGAGAACCACACATTCTCTCTACTGACCTCATCTTATGAGAGCATAAACAACAACCTCAGCAAAGCAGTGAGCCCTCGTAATAACCACTGTGTGCAggtaaagcagcagctctggatgGGTAAGAAAGTAATCCTACAGCCCCACTGTGAAGTCTCTAACTTAAAAATAAGGGGTTTTAatactgtgatttaaaaatacaacaagAGCATTTTCTTATGGGCTTCTATTCAACCTAAGGGTACAGCTGGACAGATGAAACTTCAGGCATTGAGAAATCACCTTCCCACCAAATGAAATGCACAAACCAATGACCTAAAACTGCTGGTACCCAACCCACACTCAAGCAGCTTTCACAGTTATTAGCCAATAAATACACATATTGATAACTTATAAGTGCTTATGGATAAAAATCTGATACTAATTAAGAAAACAACTCGATAGGAAACTATCAAAAGAATCAGTAATTTTCCATTGCAATTGTGATTTGCTTATGTAGGCACAGAAAAATAGCAGGAAAATGTGGATGCTTGCAGAgtagcacagcacagagatggcCTTTGGTTGCCCATAACCCACTACAGGAATAGCCACACATATTATTCTCCAATAATTCCTTCATGAAGCATCTGCTCACAGCTCAGGATACTACAGATGTGTGTCATTGCTCTTTAGTGACCCGCTGCActaacacacacagctccagcagcagggatcCTGCACACACACCTCACTAGTGACATCTGTAAGGTCCTGAGCAACAGATGAATCCTTATCTCAGCCCAGCACACCATCAAGCACTCTGACAATGTGGGTGACAAGAATTGAGATTCCAGGTTAGCAGTAACTCTGTGGTTTGGCTGGACCCGCACCCCAGCAGATATAgtcacacagtgctgctgattACTGGTACAATTAGCCTAACTTCATGAGCATCTCCCGGTACACGCCATGTAAAACACAAAGTCTGGATGTAACAAGAAAGATCCCAAGCTCAGAGTGCTTCAGTTGGTGTGTTTAGAAACTACCATGGGAGATTCGTGCTTGAGGAAGCGATGCTCGGACCCATGGTCGGTTTGCAGCAGTCAGCACGGCCGGCAGAACCAGCACGGCCGGGAAATTCCTTGTGGGCCGTGTGACGACACATCAAAACGATACAGAGAGGAGCCCTCCCAAAGCCAAACAGGTGTCACCGAGCACAGTCCTGCCGGCCACGGGCTGAGTCCAACCTCCTTCCATAGCGCAGAATGTACCCGCGTGTCCCACCCCCGGACGGCTCAACACCCGGCAGCACCACGGCCCTAACGCTGCAGCCCTGGAAGCCAAAACAAGCAGCACGACGCCATCCACACCGCCATCCCCAGCGAGCACATGGACGTGCGAGCTCCGGCTTCACGTGGAACGGCGACACGAGAGAGCGGCTGCCACAGCCGGGAAGCAGAGCCCGGGGGATGGCGGCACCGCAATGCCGGCGGTCACGGACACAGCCCCGGCAGGAGACACGGCACAGCCCGGTATCgcgcccgccgccccgctcACCTTGCTGCACGTCGCCGTTGGCTCCGCCGGGTACGGGCACGCTGAGCTGCCGCTCGGGCTCGGGCAGACAGCGGCGGCAGAAGGAGTGCAGGCACGGCAGCAGTTTGGGCTCGGCCTCGCGCCGGCTCTGCAGGCTCTGCGCGCACACGGCGCAGGTGTCCAGCAGCGAGAACGGCCCCGGAGCCGCCGGAGTCAGCGGGGGAACCGGGCTGGGGCCCGGCCCAGGAACCACCCCGGGCCCCGCCTCGGCCTCGGCCTCCCCGAGCCCACGCTCCGCCGCCGGTGCCGCTCCGGGGCTCTCCCGCTCCTCCGGAGGCGCCGCGGATGGCGCTGGCGGCGCCGCAGCCGAAGGGGACGCGGCCGCGGGCTCAATGGAGCCGGCTCCGCCCGGCCCGGGCTcggccgccccctccccgccgccgccgcctccttTGTTTTCCGCCATGTTTCCTCCTTTGAACCCAACTCCCCGCTCCGCTCACGCACTGCGTCACCACGCGACGTGCGCGCTCCACGGCGGgagggcggggcgggggcgcgCGCAGGCGTGGACAGACGAGACGTGACGTCACGTGACGCACCGCCGGATAGAGCGCCGCCCACACCTCTCAAACGCAATTACCGACCGGCCGCGAGCGCCCCCACGCGGGTGGAGGCCGCAGCCACAAGTCGCAGCGCTGCTGATAAGCTGCTGATAAGCCCGGCGCTGAACAGCCCTTATCAGCCAGGAGGGGAGATAAGCAGCCTTTATTGGGCAAAGCAGTTTATTACAGCGCCGTAGGAAACGTACAAACACGGAGTTCAGGAGGGAGCAGCGTTCAGAAGTCCTGCTGGATGTTCTCCTTGTTGGCCTCCCCGTGCTGCTGTTTGATCTGGGATATCTCGTTCTCCAGCTGTACAATGGTCCGTTCAATCTCGTAGTTCTTACTGACAAGGGACACCCAGCTGCAAGGGAATGATTCATAGAGCATTAAGGTGTTTGCCATAACAAAGCACAACACCAACATCAGCCCCAACACAGCTCAGCTGACAGCAGGAGCAACCTGAACAAGGTTACAAGATGCTTCCAACTATTAAACCTCAATGTATAATGCAGGAAATGAAACGTTGTAAGGAAAAAAGGGCTAAAAACCATCAACACGGAGCTGAACCATGCACCCTCTAAAGCACCCTGTGCAAACCAATAGCAGCCGTGTGATGGTTTGCTATGACAGCACTGTTCCCCGTAAGGGGGTGTTAGAATAAATCCCAGCTACTCACGTGGATTCCATCTCTCGTAGCTTCGCTCCTGCTGTCAGCTGCATGTTCTTTCGTTGCCAGTTCAGATCCTGAATGCTTttcctgaggggaaaaaaacaacatgaagagACCTGTGTTGGTCTTGTCCTCCTTCATCTCATTTACTCATGAATGCAGTTTGAAATTGGCTGCCCTGGAAGCTCCTACCCCAAAGTAGGAGTTTCTatatcccttccaacctctgtaTAGAGCTATGAAAAACCACTCACCGCAACCTCTGAAGCTCCTTCTGGGCTTGTTCTATCATATGAACCAGGTGTCTGAGAGCAGAATGGaagcaaagcaagagaaaaaacacacagttaCTAAATAAGATCAATTTAACCAGCCTCACATATAACCCTCCTAGAAGAGCCCAGCATGCAGCCATCCACTAAAGGCAAGCAGCTGTCTGAAACAGCCCCAGAGCTTCTCAAAGCCACACTTCCATGTGTTTCTTAGCCATTTCAACAGTGGCTTCAGGTGAGGAGGATCAGGACAGCATTATCTGCAGCCACCACACCACCATTTCCCATGCTGtctctccatccccagcctTACTCATTGTACACCTTCCAGGCGTTGCAGCCGTGCTGGGACATCAGCTCCAGGTTCTCAATGCGCACTGCCTGGTGCTCCAGCTGCGCCATGGAGTTGTTAACACACTCCTGCCACGCCGTGATGTCGTTCTTCTGCCCGGAGGATGGAGCCGGTAGTTCATACCTGGAACGGAGCACGGTTCGGATCCCACCCAGAGCCAGACCAGGAGCCCCCCCTCACTCACCTCTTCatgctgagcagctccaggggCTGCCGGGCCGCCAGGCGCTCAAACTCGTTCCGCATGATCTCGGTCTGCAGGGAGAGGGCAATAAGGGGCCGTGAGTGTCAATGAGGGGTTGTGAGGGGCCGTGAGGGGCCGTGAGGGGCACTGAGGGGCAATGAGGGGCACTGAGGGGCAATGAGGGGCACTGAGGGGCACTGAGGGGCACTGAGGGTCAATGAGGGTCAATGAGGGGCAATGAGGGGCACTGAGGGGCGGCTGGCCGTGTTGGCTCACCTCGAAGGCGCTGCAGTCGTGTGCCGGCAGGTAGCTCAGGTAGTTCTTCGTGGGCCGGTAGCGCCGCGTCTCCTCCTCCACCAGAGCCGCAGCCTAGCCGGGATCGCACCgcctcagctcagctcagcccagcccaACCCGGCTCGGCCCGACCCGGCCCGCACTCACCGCCTCCCGCACGCCCGGCGCCTCGTATCCCTGATCGAAGTACGGCAGCGCATCCACCACCACGTCCCCCGCCACCAGCCCGGGCCCCGCCATGATGGTTACCACTACCGCGCATGCGCACACCCCAGGCCTAGACTCACGGCGCGGCCCCGCCCTCATCCCGCCCCGCCCACAGAGGAGAGGACACGCTGATTGGTTGCGGCACTGCGGCGTGTTATGGCGGCACGGAGCCGCCtcagctgcacagggagcaaTGAGTCCGGCCCCGGGATGGGGTTGGTTGTCCAACCGCCTCATTGAGGCTCCACGTTCATTTCTTCTGGAGAAATCTCATCTTACTtcctacagaaaagaaaaacaacaagaaaaaaagcacgTTAAGCCTTCGAGACGCATCATTTGGACGCTGAATGACAGTTTCACACATAAA
Proteins encoded in this region:
- the BCAS2 gene encoding pre-mRNA-splicing factor SPF27, producing the protein MAGPGLVAGDVVVDALPYFDQGYEAPGVREAAAALVEEETRRYRPTKNYLSYLPAHDCSAFETEIMRNEFERLAARQPLELLSMKRYELPAPSSGQKNDITAWQECVNNSMAQLEHQAVRIENLELMSQHGCNAWKVYNEHLVHMIEQAQKELQRLRKSIQDLNWQRKNMQLTAGAKLREMESTWVSLVSKNYEIERTIVQLENEISQIKQQHGEANKENIQQDF